Proteins from a single region of Chryseobacterium sp. T16E-39:
- the tpiA gene encoding triose-phosphate isomerase, whose product MRRKIVAGNWKMNKNVIDAQQLMIQLLSYKNNNPTNCEVWIAPPSLYLMMAKDIYEKDEIGVFSQDMSEHESGAYTGELSADMLESIDVTGSLIGHSERRQYHGETDSHCNRKVKLALDKGLIPVYCNGETLEQRKAGQHFEVVKNQTEVALFTLSAEEIKKVVIAYEPVWAIGTGETATPEQAQEIHAHIRSIIAAKYGQEVADEVSILYGGSVKPDNAKEIFSQPDIDGGLIGGAALKLEDFSKIIEGFN is encoded by the coding sequence ATGAGAAGAAAAATAGTTGCAGGAAACTGGAAAATGAACAAAAATGTAATTGATGCTCAGCAATTAATGATCCAATTACTAAGTTACAAAAATAACAATCCAACCAACTGTGAAGTTTGGATAGCACCTCCATCTTTGTACCTTATGATGGCTAAAGACATCTACGAAAAGGATGAAATTGGTGTTTTCTCACAGGATATGAGTGAGCATGAAAGCGGAGCTTACACTGGTGAACTTTCTGCGGATATGCTTGAGTCGATTGATGTAACCGGATCCCTTATCGGACACTCTGAAAGAAGACAATATCATGGTGAAACAGACTCCCACTGCAACAGAAAAGTTAAATTAGCTCTTGATAAAGGCTTGATCCCTGTATACTGTAATGGGGAAACTCTTGAACAGAGAAAAGCAGGTCAGCACTTTGAAGTAGTAAAAAACCAAACTGAAGTCGCTTTATTTACCCTTTCAGCCGAAGAAATCAAGAAAGTAGTAATCGCTTACGAACCTGTTTGGGCAATTGGAACGGGTGAAACAGCTACTCCAGAGCAAGCTCAGGAAATCCATGCTCATATCAGAAGCATCATTGCAGCAAAATATGGACAGGAAGTGGCTGACGAAGTTTCCATCCTTTACGGAGGTTCAGTGAAGCCTGACAATGCAAAAGAAATTTTCTCCCAGCCTGATATCGATGGTGGATTGATTGGAGGAGCTGCTTTGAAACTTGAAGATTTTTCTAAAATTATTGAAGGGTTTAATTAA